The Hypomesus transpacificus isolate Combined female unplaced genomic scaffold, fHypTra1 scaffold_61, whole genome shotgun sequence genomic sequence ACATGGGTTCCTCTTGTATTTCTAACAGATGCTTATGACTCTAAAAGTGCATGTCAACTACAGCGGAGCAGGCgcggaaaaaatatttttcaatcaAGCCGAGCGGAGTGTTGCAAGTTAAAATTTCTCATCtctatgtaaatgaggagcgttaaACGCTAGCGTTGGAAAATCGGATTAGTTTCTTggaacgtagcaaccgttggtcatagTACATTTGTAGGTtttacaatttcaagatggaggagaaactttTTGTTTGTGACTGCACCATAGAGGTAATATGGTCTGCACACCCAGTTCTGTTcagaagttacgtaatgtgacgacAAGCCTAAGTTTAAAGattacattaaaataataatgcatGGTGCAGGGTTGCCAATGTTGTCAGGGTCCTTGGAGTGTTTTTATACTTTaaaattcagtctcgtcacatTACGTGACTGTTCTGTGCCACTGCTAGCTCACtagcatgggcgtatctagtcctaaatttcattagcccccccaaaataaaataaatatagtttttattttttattttttttactttaaatcTAAacttgttaatttctcttcgtaaaacccactagaggacactggaTATTTTCATAAAtttattctgggggaacatgccgccagacccccctagttttgctgggtcacaggaaaaattataggttttatctaatctagcttagcccccccaaaagtgggaaccgaGATTCGCCCCTGCTCACTAGCCCAGCCGACACACGACTGGTTGAGTGACCGGTGGCGTAACATGTACTGTAATCTTGCActtgtaaaatatatatttttttttacacaaatgttgTGTAAAAGTGCTATTTTCATCGATATTGTGAGTACaagaacccaagtctgcacgctTGGCCatgactacaacagtgaccttagagaactacaactctgtattaacttgtctaacacgcccccgagcgtggtgtaCTGTGGGAAGCGTTAAAAAACGCTGTAGTGGACATGCACCGTAAAGggatatggaggattataggggccaaaactaaataaataaatacttggataaataaataattatacaacacaaagcttaaataaatgactaattatataatgaaatgcctaattgacatacaaaatatataaattacaaattaaatgagacactaaataaataaatattacatgtatgtgtgtgtatgtatatatatttacattttaatgtgttcacatttatttatttatacttacatttatttatttatccttacatttatccacagtgtaacttgctgcagcaaaataaatccgttGTCCGCCggcaccaagtcagggggcggattaaagcctctgattggtggttgaacttgaatcgactgcttttgactcaTTCAATATGGCAGCACCtagtgcggattcaatgaatgaaatattgcatGCTACAGTGGTCAAAATGTTGTCGGTaactgaagagatggaggcaactGCCAATTaacttttttacatcatattgagagctttgcTGAAATTATAGCAATGATATTGGCcctgactgacacagacatcaatgaaaatgtgttcacgatcctcagcgagctggtacagcataggggtgggcaaatcgatcttaagaccgacagtatCGATACTAACGTTGGTATCAGTAGCCTATTGATTGATACTGGCGTGATAAGATCTGTTCTCTACAttcagtacacaactccctttacatcatagtggttgtgcaaacaccgtctaacttcgctcaaactcactttgtcCCTCCCCTGCTAGGCTGAGTTGTTGCCATACAGTACGTTGTTGTACGTGCAGTAACAAGACTCAGCGGCGCACATTAACAGTATTTTTGACAAAACTCgttgtcctgtgttttattatgatcataatcatgaacaAGTAATTAAAGGAAAAATCATTAAATGATCATtaaaaattacatttaaaatTTTAATTCAAATTTTGATGTTGCATTCACTTCATAAATTATGAGGCATTGTGCCTTCCACACGAAAGTAGATAAACAGCTTTTTCTAGGTAAAAAGTAATATTGCAAATCAGCAATATTGGTATTGGCATGGGCGCCAAATGGCCCTGTGCAgtatcgcacacccctagcagctgcagAGTGAgacgatagaggatccctctagatcaggggtgtcgaactccggtcctcgagggccgctgtcctgcatgttttagatgtttccctgctccaacacacctgattcaattaaaaggattgttataacgaccattcattcgaatcaggtgagctggatcagggaaacatctaaaacatgcaggacagcggccctcgaggaccggagctcgacacccctgctctagatcGAAGatgagcttgatcgactggttgagcctgcctagtgtgtaatactgttcattcaccaatcagaggcttaaacccgccccctgacttggtgacgcagacgacagatttattttgctgcagcaagttacaaCGTGGaaaaatgtaaggataaataaatacatgtaaggataaataaataaatgtgaacacattaaaacgtaaatatataaatattagggctgtgaaatgattacAATGTtcaatcaaattaatcacaggtttctgtggattaatcatgattacaTATTACCAATTTTCCGAATTTTTGTCATcagtgtgcgtctttgattttgcggtaccttgatgcttgagtcacccgttgccactcgcaaaactttggtgaacccctcgtcctcaacaatatcaatctacagctttttgcaatacatttggcaactgtgctaatcaccttgtcacaggcagacttagtgagggccctactcgctgttcagtgagggtgaatttggcgcattctacttgtactcccctcgccgaccaacgcatgcttcacgttgaggtggtataggttactttaggctggtattgtttcggtgaaacgataacattcagtcatttagccttcagtcatttagcagacgctcttatccagagctataacgtcttcccgcagagtgtgcatatcactttggttttattggatgttccatcttagtttttttggaacacgaACTTCCAGAAGTTGCAaattgggtggaattgtgggtatattacgttaaatgcgttaaacaaaaataacgaattaatcctgtaatttaatcataacgcattatttttcacagccctaatatatacacacaaatacatgtaacatttatatatttagtgtctcatttaatttgtaatttatctattttgtatgtcaattaggcatttcattatataattagtcatttatttaagctttgtgttatataattatttatttatccaagtatttatttatttagttttggcccctataatcctccataaagGGAAAGGTGTTACCTGTGAaaacaagagagaggaggacaaggttAGTCAGTATGTTGTAGGTAGGTTGGTTGTTTGCGGTCATTGTAAGCAAGGTCATTTATTAGTCACTGCATGCCCTTTCTCTGagaagtgtgtatgtgcatgtcagtgtgtgtaagtgtgtgtgtgtttttgagttgtgtgtaagtgtgtctttATCAGTGTGTTTATCTGTAATAAAGTTGTTTCTATCTTCTCATCTTCATCCATAGAAATAAATAGTCCAACAAACACTCTCACAACCCTAAACGAAACACCCTTGGTAAGTTCACAATAAACATTTCAtttctactgtgtgtgtatgtgagtgtgtgtgtgtatgtgagtgtgtgtgtgtatgggggagtGAGTGCACGTTATATGACTTACATTGTACTCCCTATGTTGTACCCTAAATGATCTGTTTTCTGATAAAATGTAGatgctggaggagagggtgataaagaatgagaagagaagaggaggagagaggagcgtaGGACTCCAAACTTATGAATAAttatgtaataaaaaataaatagaatagaagtacgcagcggcccgcctggtctttaatctacccagacgctcccacgttaccccgctcctcatctccctccactggctacccataacagcccgcatcagattcaagaccctggtactgaccttccgagcaatgaacgggactgcgcccgactacatcaagtctctcctgcagccttacacccacacccgccacctacggtcttcttcagacaaccgcctggtggtcccacctctcaagaccgcccggtcccagcacaagctcttctcctgcctggcaccccagtggtggaatcaactccccacctccatcagagacacagactgtctctccaccttcaagagaaggctcaagacgcacttgttctgggagtacaacggtacttaggaatggtttgttgaacccaacgctagtttcctcaaggatcacaatgactcttgcttagactgttgctcttgttggttagtggtagctgatttaaactgttgtattctattttagttaatcctatttttattgctttcctacaggtacacctgcacttaagattaatgttgtgtaattttaacttgtttaactacatgctcttatggtttcttccctttagcactgttttttggttgttcacaatatgtgcttcttgtttttgactacccgcaatgctgtggggctatcttgttgttattatcagtgacctatgcactttgtaaagttctctcttggaagtcgctttggacaaaagcgtctgctaaatgaataaatgtaaatgtacagagGAGTTGGGAACTGGTCTGGCAAAGACAAGCAGGATAAAAGTgccaaatgaatacattattataacATGTAAAACCCctgaatgatgtgtgtgtgatatcgcCACAGTAGGAAGTGTTTCAGGGCTAGCAGATGACAAACATGTCGAACCGGTCCTTATCTGATTGTTACTACTACACAAAGCAGATGATGAATGAGACAAGTTTCGTCAAATCATTCTCACTGTGTTTGTGCAGGGAAGGAAGGAATGGAGGAAGGAGGTGTCTGTCTACATGAAGTTTATCTGAAGGTGTGACAGATTAGTGCATTGATGTAGTGGAGGGAGccgaaataaacttcacatcttgaTGGCAAAAACAATGGACATAGTAACAGCCCCTCAAAAGTGAAGCCAAAGCATCTTTATCGCCCCCTGGTGGCTGGAGTATAGATCATAAACCCTGCCCCCTCTATGTCAGCGGATGGGACATTTGAGCCTAACTTAAAAGTATACGTCTAATAAAAGTAAATCAAAAACCATTAAAAAGTATTTGAAGTCATGGGTCCCAGCAAAGGGGCCTCACAAGGCCCAGACACTGGTTGAAGGTATAATAAAACAGGTAAGTGTGAGCAGAGGAGACACAAATATCTTTCTTGCAGTATttgataaaaaaacaaagacaattTCACAAATCACATTTCAAATGCAAAGAAAATGCAAAACAGTTAAGGTGTTGTTTAATGACACCTTAATCTCAACGACATGGTACGATAGAAAATCATTAACATAGTCACAACTGCAAagatttttcacacacacaaaataaaaatgtaactcaacaaaacacaagccacagtctttgcggtatctcgagccacagtctttgtggtttcccagtATAAATAcaatgtaactcaacaaaaacacaagctgCCGTCTTTGCGGGaataaaaaacaataatacaaatacccttctgagataaaatctgtaaaatgctttggtaaaaaggtaggttttaaactgtcttttgaaaatgtctatCTATTTTTAGGGGCAAACTATAGAACCCTGCcatgcacgcacatgcacacacttgcaCCCCTTGCGTCTGCTCAGCCGAATCATGGAGTCATCGGGTCATCTTCCTCCCGGATGATGAATCATGGAGTCATCGGGTCATCTTCCTCCCTGATGATGAATCATGGAGTCATCGGGTCATCTTCCTCCCTGATGATGAATCATGGAGTCATGGAGTCATCTTCCTCCCTGATGATGAATCATGGAGTCATCTTCCTCCCTGATGATGAATCATGGAGTCATCTTCCTCCCTGATGATGAATCATGGAGTCATCTTCCTCCCTGATGATGAATCATGGAGTCATCTTCCTCCCTGATGATGAATCATGGAGTCATCTTCCTCCCTGATGATGAATCATGGAGTCATCTTCCTCCCTGATGATGAATCATGGAGTCATCTTCCTCCCTGATGATGAATCATGGAGTCATCTTCCTCCCTGATGATGAATCATGGAGTCATCTTCCTCCCTGATGATGAATCACTGTATTAACATCCCCACTTTACTGACAGCAACACTAATAACAATCACACATGAAGTAGTAGGTCTTAGAGTAGAAGTAGAGGCTGACAGTAGAACTCATTGAAGGACTCGACCAATAAGAGGCCCTCCttaacctcaacacacacatggacaaactgtacacccacacacagtacctGGTAGCATTGGGTCATCGATTCCTCAGTGGATAGTCTCCAGTCCCGCTGTCTCGGTCATCAAGTTCAACACATTCCCCTTTAGAGTCAAAAATATCTGTTAGAAATACCAGAGGAAAAATAATGTTTctacgcacgcacgcgcacacacacacacacacgactgtgTCTTACTTTTACTGCTTGCTGTATGTTTAATCCGAGAGCGGAGGTAGTATACTGCTACACAGGTGACCAGAATGACCAGAAACAGGACCCCCGTAGtaacagagacaggaacagcTATATTAGGCTTTGGACACGGCTGACATAAATCATCTGAAAGACACAGAAGGTGAACACTCATGAGACATACCTGACAGAAAGAGATGAAGCACTAATGAAGAACAAGACACAGGAAGATCTCATAGATTAACTGCTACTgaataataacaacaaggtTATAGTACAGAACCTCACCAGGAACATGGATCTCTGTCTTCCTggtctggttgagtctctgcaGATGAAccctgcaggtgaacctgttggtgtctgtcttctgtaCAGTCACTCTGCTTGTCACAGTGTAGCGTTGGTGAGGGCCGGGGTCagggagtctgtctgtctgtgggacaTCAGCAGGGAGGAGGCGTCCCTTACTGTCCCTCCACTCCAGCTCAGGTTCTGGGTACCAGCCTCCAGACTCACACTGGAGACCCACCCCATCTTCTCTGGCTCCCACGATGGAGACCTCTGGTTTGGAAACCTCCCCTACAGAGACAGACTTATTTAACCGTGTCAACAATTATTAACAATCTCAAACAGCTTGTATCTAATGTAACTTACCAACACTGAGCTGGATGACAGTCTTCTGGACCTGCCCGTCCTTAATAACAAGGCAGGTGtagctcccctcatcctccagctTCACTCTGAAGAGTTTCAGGGAGACGTTGCCCCTGACCAGTTCATCTTCAAACAGCATCGTCCTGTATTTGTAAGACGGATTCTTGCCACCTTGTAAGTTACGACCATCCCGGTAGAATTGTACCATAGCAGGTTCCAGGTCAGGTCTGGACCACTCCACTGTCAGGAACTCTGCATCGATGGAAGGTTCCAGGGAACACGGCAGGATGACATAATCACCCTCTACAGCAACGATGCGGTCAAGTGAACCAATCAGCCGAGACTCTCCTGGAAGAACAGACACAAAGAGAATCCGTCGGGGACTATCAAGGGGTGTTTGATAAAACTACATATGTGGAATTACATTTCTTAGACAGctagttttttttataattaaaaAGCCTTACTATTAATTGTTCCGGTCAAAGCACAGGAAACAAGAGTTGTCTGAAATATGTAACCTTCATCTCCAGTGTATAGTAACCCACTCCTCCCTGCCACACATCCCTAGTCTGACAGGTAAACTATGAACTGTGTTTTCAGCAACATGTGTTTTGTCATCACAGGTGTGTTTCTGCATCTTGATGGTAAACAGACTCACCAGCAGGAGAGCCTCCAGGGATGAGGAGCACCAGGAGACACAGTAGAACCAGCATCACTCTGGAGACACACAGTTATACTGTTTATATagactgttacacacacaattatactgTTTTATATTAGCTGTTAGACACACAGTTATACTGTTTATATagactgttacacacacaattatactgTTTTATATTAGCTGTTAGACACAGTTATACTGTTTATATagactgttacacacacaattGTACTGTTTTATATTagctgttacacacacagttatactgTTTATATagactgttacacacacaattaGACTGTTTTATATTagctgttacacacacagttatactgTTTATATAGACTGTTAGACACACAATTATACTGTTTTATATTAGCTGTTAGACACAGTTATACTGTTTATATagactgttacacacacaattatactgttttatattagctgttacacacacagttatactgTTTATATAGACTGTTAGACACACAATTATACTGTTTTATATTAGCTGTTAGACACACAGTTATACTGTTTATATAGACTGTTACACACGCAATTATACTGTTTTATATTagctgttacacacacagttatactgTTTATATAGACTGTTAGACACACAATTATACTGTTTTATATTAGCTGTTAGACACACAGTTATACTGTTTATATagactgttacacacacaattatactgTTTTATATTAGTTCTCGTACTTCGTAGTTCAGTGGAGTTTCACCGCCTCAGTCTTCATTAAACGCGTGTTACACTTTTAGGAATGACGGGTCGTCCACTGTTGGTTatataaaggttaaataaataaatagcaaGTCAGTTATGACTTTCTTGACAGTAGGGAGACATTTAATAAATATGTATGAAGAACAAATGACTTGTATGCAAGTTACTTTTAATGACAATACATAAAAGGTATGAAGAGATTAAGTTAACAAAATAACTGTAACAAAATACTATTTTCAGAcatcccaaccccccccccccctctccttcacaaCTGTTTCATGACATGACCACGTGACTATTTAGCTTCCCGATACTCAAAGTTGACGTAGCCTTTTTCTGGCTCTGGGAAGTAAATTAGGGTCGATAGTATTTTGCATCTGTAAAAAGGTTTTGCATCTGCAAAAAAGTTGAAGAGGAAAATAGATCGTACTCCCCGTTTGTGAAGTTGAGATTGTGAGGACTGTTGTGTATGTTATGTAGGCTACTGATTATGAGGACATGTTTACGAGCTTTTGTTAAAATGTCGGACACTAAATTTGACTGCGCCATCATATTGTGGAAATCATTTTAGATTCCATTATGCACCTTCTAGAGGAAATGGACGCAACAAATGGTACAAATTAAGTGTACATAGATTAAAATATTGTGCACAAACAACAGCTAATTGTTGCATTGTTAAAAAATAAAGAATTGCATACCTTCCACTACTGAACCACTCCTTTTCTCCGCCATGTTGAAAGTTGAAAGGTCATTCAACTCGGAAAAtctgattattattttttcatgATCTTTATTGAATTTAATGATACATTGTACATCTACCATGACATTCGTAATTTCAAGATCAAATCAATATGAATTAACGCAAGGCACCTTGTGTAAACAAAGAAGACATCAAATATAAACAGTCATTTTGAAAAGTGTCTCTTTATTTGTCCtataataaaacaatatattttattatCACAGTAAATTTCTGTGCTTTTCTAGATTGCATGTATTGCAATTACCTTTTGTCATCCAACAGCAGACCAAAAACAATATGGTTTCTAGAAGAAGTGGGCATGGATCGTATTTGCCTCCAACCAAAACTCGCATTTACCGTGATAGCGCGGGAAGGCACAACAAAATGGGAAACAATTATTGTCATCTTTACCGTTGAACATTTTACCCCTTGGTTTAACATGAAGTGACGCCGGCGCTGcgtgaagtcgaacacacctgaAGTTACGCCCATCTAGACAGTTAGTCTTTACCCGGGGTGACCTCATGCAGAACATGGCAGAATGTGGCTACTAGTTTCGCATGGTGTGTTCGACTTCTGCaaccggctgacttgaagctgagaatgccattggctgcttcaagtcagtcGGTCTGCAGGCGGCTGTTAATCGACGCCGgagctgcatgaagtcgaacgctgATGTCGAACGTACCTGGTCACCTGGGGTCGGCGCTGTCTGAAGGAGATAAGTCGGGTGCGGTATTACCCCTGTAGTGCACCGTTTCATCCACTAGATGGCAGGAGCAACACTTGAACCTACCAGGCACACACAAAGCAGCACGGCAGTGCTACAGTGCAGTTTATACTATAATATCATGTGTGTTCATATCAATAAGAGAGAAACACAGCCAAGAAGGTTCACAGCAAGAAGtgaggtgaatgtgtgtgtgtgtgtatcatgatagacagtgtgtgtgtgtgtatcatgatatctgccccctgctggttatacagtgtgtgtgtgtgtgtgtgtgtgtgtgtgtatcatggtATCCACCCCCCTGCTggttagacagtgtgtgtgtgtgtatcatggtATCCACCCCCCTGCTggttagacagtgtgtgtgtgtgtatgatggtatctgcccccctgctggttagacagtgtgtgtgtgtgtatgatggtatctgcccccctgctggttagacagtgtgtgtgtgtgtatgatggtaTCAGCCCCCCTGCTggttagtcagtcagtcagcagcCAGACAGGATGGAGTTCACACCACTCTGCTTCATGCTCTGTGTCTACTGCTCcatcctctcacctgtctgctgctgtgagtactgttctactgttctatcctgcttctactgttctatcctggttctactgttctatcctgcttctactgttctatcctggttctactgttctatcctgcttctactgttctatcctgcttctactgttctatcctgcttctactgttctatcctggttctactgttctatcctctcacctgtctgctgctgtgagtactgttctactgttctatcctggttctactgttctatcctgcttctactgttctatcctggttctactgttctatcctgcttctactgttctatcctgcttctactgttctatcctggttctactgttctatcctgcttctactgttctattctgcttctactgttctatcctgcttctactgttctatcctgcttctactgttctatcctgcttctactgttctatcctggttctactgttctatcctctcacctgtctgctgctgtgagtactgttctactgttctatcctggttctactgttctatcctgcttctactgttctatcctggttctactgttctatcctgcttctactgttctatcctgcttatactgttctatcctggttctactgttctatcctggttctactgttctatcctctcacctgtctgctgctgtgagtactgttctactgttctatcctgcttctactgttctatcctgcttctactgttctatcctggttctactgttctatcctgcttctactgttctatcctgcttctactgttctatcctggttctactgttctatcctctcacctgtctgctgctgtgagtactgttctactgttctatcctgcttctactgttctatcctgcttctactgttctatcctgcttctactgttctatcctggttctactgttctatcctctcacctgtctgctgctgtgagtactgttctactgttctatcctggttctactgttctatcctgcttctactgttctatcctggttctactgttctatcctgcttctactgttctatcctggttctactgttctatcctgcttctactgttctatcctgcttctactgttctatcctggttctactgttctatcctctcacctgtctgctgctgtgagtactgttctactgttctatcctgcttctactgtt encodes the following:
- the LOC124465936 gene encoding butyrophilin subfamily 1 member A1-like — translated: MLVLLCLLVLLIPGGSPAGESRLIGSLDRIVAVEGDYVILPCSLEPSIDAEFLTVEWSRPDLEPAMVQFYRDGRNLQGGKNPSYKYRTMLFEDELVRGNVSLKLFRVKLEDEGSYTCLVIKDGQVQKTVIQLSVGEVSKPEVSIVGAREDGVGLQCESGGWYPEPELEWRDSKGRLLPADVPQTDRLPDPGPHQRYTVTSRVTVQKTDTNRFTCRVHLQRLNQTRKTEIHVPDDLCQPCPKPNIAVPVSVTTGVLFLVILVTCVAVYYLRSRIKHTASSKRECVELDDRDSGTGDYPLRNR